From the genome of Candidatus Coatesbacteria bacterium, one region includes:
- the yidD gene encoding membrane protein insertion efficiency factor YidD — MSGKHKVEPPISDPFLDDDPSRWEHLAPAWNELGLLHRLTIAPFYTLIRLYQRYISPYKPPTCRFVPSCSQYTALALRKYNLALGILMGAWRILRCNPWGGYGYDPP; from the coding sequence ATGTCAGGCAAGCATAAAGTTGAACCGCCGATCAGCGACCCCTTCCTCGACGACGATCCCTCCCGCTGGGAGCACCTCGCGCCGGCCTGGAACGAGCTGGGCTTGCTCCACCGCTTGACCATCGCCCCCTTCTACACCCTCATCCGCCTCTACCAGCGTTACATCTCACCGTACAAACCACCGACCTGCCGTTTCGTCCCCAGCTGCAGCCAGTACACCGCTCTGGCCCTGCGCAAGTACAACCTGGCCCTGGGCATCCTGATGGGCGCCTGGCGCATCCTGCGCTGCAACCCCTGGGGCGGTTACGGCTACGATCCACCCTAG